In Palaemon carinicauda isolate YSFRI2023 chromosome 18, ASM3689809v2, whole genome shotgun sequence, a genomic segment contains:
- the LOC137657270 gene encoding uncharacterized protein: MSRSVVGPQEIAAIIDLHKAVISYKDIAKQKGLGVRTVQRWVKRFEDSCGTCVPVPLPKPGRPRITSPRTLKVIHRQLKADPSLSAPEIKARNHRLLGHVSLRTVQQHIHDDLLLRSYKARKKPLLIDRHKSRRLQFTKKFSAWDIEQSKKVLWTDEATFFVTGSGAKRVYCPPGSDAHLPQYTQKTVKHPPSPLVWASFSYGGVGELVILPKNQMMNQYNYYELLNDVLESSFEKSGQSSLCTMVLHVIVPVVLRSGCRIVLSITLMIGLVKVLILTLLKTSGPSSKDCSQYMHVSDNEGRKQKLKKT; the protein is encoded by the exons ATGTCTAGGAGTGTTGTTGGGCCTCAAGAGATTGCTGCGATCATAGACCTTCACAAGGCAGTTATCAGCTACAAAGATATCGCTAAGCAGAAAGGGTTAGGAGTGCGTACAGTTCAACGTTGGGTCAAGCGGTTCGAGGATTCCTGTGGCACGTGTGTCCCTGTCCCTCTCCCTAAGCCTGGACGCCCTCGTATAACCTCTCCGCGGACCCTGAAGGTTATACATCGCCAGTTAAAGGCTGATCCTTCATTATCAGCCCCAGAAATAAAAGCAAGGAACCATAGGTTATTAGGTCACGTGTCTCTTAGAACAGTGCAACAGCACATCCATGACGACCTGCTTTTGCGTAGCTACAAGGCTCGCAAGAAACCCCTTCTCATAGATCGCCATAAGAGCCGTCGGCTTCAATTCACCAAGAAATTCAGTGCTTGGGACATAGAACAGTCGAAGAAGGTGCTATGGACTGATGAGGCCACTTTCTTTGTTACGGGGAGCGGTGCGAAACGTGTTTATTGTCCGCCCGGGTCAGACGCTCATCTCCCGCAATACACACAAAAGACGGTTAAGCATCCTCCGAGTCCCCTGGTATGGGCCAGTTTTTCGTATGGTGGTGTTGGGGAGTTAGTGATATTACCAAAGAATCAAATGATGAACcagtataattattatgaattattgaatGACGTTTTAGAAAGCAGTTTTGAGAAATCGGGGCAGAGTTCTTTATGCACGATGGTGCTCCATGTCATAGTGCCCGTAGTGTTAAGAAGTGGTTGCAGGATTGTGCTATCCATTACTTTGATGATTGGCCTGGTAAAAGTCCTGATCTTAACCCTATTGAAAACCTCTGGGCCATCATCAAAG gATTGCAGTCAGTACATGCACGTCAGTGACAATGAAGGACGGAAACagaaactcaagaaaacttaa
- the LOC137657269 gene encoding uncharacterized protein, translating into MSRSVVGPQEIAAIIDLHKAVISYKDIAKQKGLGVRTVQRWVKRFEDSCGTCVPVPLPKPGRPRITSPRTLKVIHRQLKADPSLSAPEIKARNHRLLGHVSLRTVQQHIHDDLLLRSYKARKKPLLIDRHKSRRLQFTKKFSAWDIEQSKKVLWTDEATFFVTGSGAKRVYCPPGSDAHLRNTHKRRLSILRVPWYGPVFRMVVLGS; encoded by the coding sequence ATGTCTAGGAGTGTTGTTGGGCCTCAAGAGATTGCTGCGATCATAGACCTTCACAAGGCAGTTATCAGCTACAAAGATATCGCTAAGCAGAAAGGGTTAGGAGTGCGTACAGTTCAACGTTGGGTCAAGCGGTTCGAGGATTCCTGTGGCACGTGTGTCCCTGTCCCTCTCCCTAAGCCTGGACGCCCTCGTATAACCTCTCCGCGGACCCTGAAGGTTATACATCGCCAGTTAAAGGCTGATCCTTCATTATCAGCCCCAGAAATAAAAGCAAGGAACCATAGGTTATTAGGTCACGTGTCTCTTAGAACAGTGCAACAGCACATACATGACGACCTGCTTTTGCGTAGCTACAAGGCTCGCAAGAAACCCCTTCTCATAGATCGCCATAAGAGCCGTCGGCTTCAATTCACCAAGAAATTCAGTGCTTGGGACATAGAACAGTCGAAGAAGGTGCTATGGACTGATGAGGCCACTTTCTTTGTTACGGGGAGCGGTGCGAAACGTGTTTATTGTCCGCCCGGGTCAGACGCTCATCTCCGCAATACACACAAAAGACGGTTAAGCATCCTCCGAGTCCCCTGGTATGGGCCAGTTTTTCGTATGGTGGTGTTGGGGAGTTAG